In Acidobacteriota bacterium, the sequence CGAAACTCCTACATTACCCGCCGCGTCATAGGCTTTGCATTGCAGCGTGTGCGCGCCTGAGCGGGCACGCTTGGCATTCCATTTCGTGGTAAACGGAGATGAGGTTGATGACGCTACAAAGCTGCCATCCACATACAGCTCAACCTTCTCGACCCGCACATCATCCGAGGCTCTTACCGCCACATAAACCGAGTTATTCACCCGCGAATTATTGGCTGGTGAGGTTATGGTGATGGTTGGGGGTGTCGTATCCGGCGGCACATTATTGACATTAACGGTTACGGTTGCGGTTGAAGAATTGCCAGCCACGTCGCTTGCCGTGGCGCTCAAGGTATGCGCGCCATTGGTCACGGTCGTCGAATCCCAAGTGAATGAATAAGGCGATGCGCTTGCCGTGCCTTGTTGTACACCATCAACGCTGAAACTCACCGAGGCGACGCCGACGTTATCGCTTGCGGCAACCTGAACATTAATGGTGGCGGAAATATTTGCCCCGGTCGCAGGCGAACTGAAGCTGACGCTCGGCGCTTCGGTATCGGGCGGAGCCCCTGCGCCAACGGCTCTTGCAGCGTTGACTCTGCCATAGCCATAATTGCTGTCCCAACCCGCATCGCCCAAATCATCGGCTGATTGTTTGACTTGATCCTGCGCTTGCGTAGCGGTGAGCGTCGGATTGGCAGAAAGTACCAATGCCGCAAGTCCCGCAACGATGGGAGCGGCAAACGAAGTGCCGTTGGCATAGGTATATCCACCGCCGCGCGCGGTCGTATAAACGCTGCCGGGCGCAGCAACGTCGATGTTGTTGCCACGCGAAGACCAGCTATACAAATTATCGAGAAAATCGGTTGCGCTGACGGTTAAAACATAAGGGTTGTCGGCGGTGGCGTCGAACAGTCCATCGTTGCCCGCAGCGATTGCCACAACGCCGCCTTTGGAATTCATGTAGCTGGAAGCCGAGGTAACCGACGAGCTATTGGAAGCTTTGTAGCTCACGTTGGCAACCCGCGCGCCGTGGTCGGCTGCCCAACGTATGCCGTTTGCGATGGTTGAGTAACTGGCGATTCCATAGATGTCGGAAATCCGCACGGGCATAAGTTGACATCCCCAAGCCACCGATGCCACGCCCTGTTGATTGTTGCTGGCGGCGGCGGCGGTTCCCGCGACCATCGTGCCGTGTCCATATACATCGCTGGTATCGGCATTGTTGTCATACATGTTCCAACCCGGCACGATTTTTGAAGCCAGGTCGGGATGGGTTGAATCAACGCCGGTGTCACAAATCGCCACCACAATATTCGTCAGTCCAGTTGTCGTGCCCCAAGCTTCGGGCGCAACGATTCTATCCAGATGCCATTCATTGGCATAGCCCGGGTCATTGGGAACCATGGCATCAGGCGCAAGTAATTCGTCTAATTCAGCAAACTCAACATCAGGTTGCGAACGCAATATATCAACCAGCGCGGGTTCATTAGCGCCCGCCTGCAACTGTAAAATGCGCACGCCGGTGTTGGGAATTTCCGATGATTCAAACGCGCCAATCGCGGTCATTAAACCTTCAGCGCGCGCGCTTAACATCTGAGATGGGGTTTCGCGAAACTTGACCAGAATACGTCCCGGAACATATTTCATTTCCGGTTTTGATTTTTCACGTTTCCCTGCCTGAGCATCTTTCGCCCCGACGACTGAGGTTAATAAACAGACAACTACAAGAAGAACACTAGCAATTTTCCGACGATTATTCATACCGACTCCAAATCAAGGGGGGTAAGGGTTGCAAACAGAGGGCAACGAGCAAATAGACCGACAAATAAGTTCGGGATTTTTTTAAAGCGGGGACGCTTTAAGTAAGGCACTTTCAGGGTCAGCCGTTTAAGGCTTCGGCTAAAGCTTGTGCAATTTGCGAACCTTTAATCCAAATTCAACGATTTTGTTAAAAAATATTTTTAACCGCAGGAAAGAAAATAAATTTCACTAACGATTTGCGGCTTCTCATTCCCTTTTCAGGTAGGTTTTTATCCGGGCGATAAGGTCGAGCAAAATTCAGGAAAATAGATTTAATCCGCAACCCCGCTAACAAGAAGTGCGCTTATGTTTCAAAACCTCACACATTATATCAAGCGGTTCCGCAGCCAAGTTCAGCTATCGCTCTTTGCAAAGG encodes:
- a CDS encoding S8 family serine peptidase, whose product is MNNRRKIASVLLVVVCLLTSVVGAKDAQAGKREKSKPEMKYVPGRILVKFRETPSQMLSARAEGLMTAIGAFESSEIPNTGVRILQLQAGANEPALVDILRSQPDVEFAELDELLAPDAMVPNDPGYANEWHLDRIVAPEAWGTTTGLTNIVVAICDTGVDSTHPDLASKIVPGWNMYDNNADTSDVYGHGTMVAGTAAAASNNQQGVASVAWGCQLMPVRISDIYGIASYSTIANGIRWAADHGARVANVSYKASNSSSVTSASSYMNSKGGVVAIAAGNDGLFDATADNPYVLTVSATDFLDNLYSWSSRGNNIDVAAPGSVYTTARGGGYTYANGTSFAAPIVAGLAALVLSANPTLTATQAQDQVKQSADDLGDAGWDSNYGYGRVNAARAVGAGAPPDTEAPSVSFSSPATGANISATINVQVAASDNVGVASVSFSVDGVQQGTASASPYSFTWDSTTVTNGAHTLSATASDVAGNSSTATVTVNVNNVPPDTTPPTITITSPANNSRVNNSVYVAVRASDDVRVEKVELYVDGSFVASSTSSPFTTKWNAKRARSGAHTLQCKAYDAAGNVGVSSVVTVYR